The following proteins are co-located in the Prionailurus viverrinus isolate Anna chromosome A1, UM_Priviv_1.0, whole genome shotgun sequence genome:
- the SLC30A5 gene encoding proton-coupled zinc antiporter SLC30A5 produces the protein MEEKYGGDVLASPSGGGGLGPVDVPSARLTKYIVLLCLTKFLKAVGLFESYDLLKAVHIVQFIFILKLGTAFFMVLFQKPFSSGKSITKHQWIKIFKHAVAGCIISLLWFFGLTLCGPLRTLLLFEHSDIVVISLLSVLFTSSGGGPAKTRGAAFFIIAVICLLLFDNDDLMAKMAEHPEGHHDSALTHMLYTAIAFLGVADHKGGVLLLVLALCCKVGFHTASRKLSIDVGGAKRLQALSHLVSVLLLCPWVIVLSVTTESKVESWFSLIMPFTTVIFFVMILDFYVDSVCSVKMEVSKCARYGSFPIFISALLFGNFWTHPITDQLRAMNRAAHQESTEHVLSGGVVVSAIFFILSANILSSPSKRGQKGTLIGYSPEGTPLYNFMGDAFQHSSQSIPRFIKESLKQILEENDSRQIFYFLCLNLLFTFVELFYGVLTNSLGLISDGFHMLFDCSALVMGLFAALMSRWKATRIFSYGYGRIEILSGFINGLFLMVIAFFVFMESVARLIDPPELDTHMLTPVSVGGLIVNLIGICAFSHAHNHNHGASQGSCHASDHSHSHHMHGHSDHGHGHSHGSAGRGMNANMRGVFLHVLADTLGSIGVIVSTVLIEQFGWFIADPLCSLFIAVLIFLSVVPLIKDACQVLLLRLPPECEKELHVALEKIQKIEGLISYRDPHFWRHSASVVAGTVHIQVASDVLEQRIVQQVTGILKDAGVNNLTIQVEKEAYFQHMSGLSTGFHDVLAMTKQMESMKYYKDGTYIM, from the exons attaacAAAATATATTGTGTTACTATGTTTGACTAAATTTTTGAAGGCTGTGGGACTTTTTGAATCATACGATCTCCTAAAAGCAGTTCACATTGTtcagttcatttttatattaaaacttgG AACTGcattttttatggttttgtttcaAAAGCCATTTTCTTCTGGGAAAAGTATTACCAAACACCAG TGGATCAAAATATTTAAGCATGCAGTTGCTGGGTGTATCATTTCACTCTTGTGGTTTTTTGGCCTCACTCTTTGTGGACCACTAAG gaCTTTGCTGCTATTTGAACACAGTGATATTGTTGTCATCTCACTACTCAGTGTTTTGTTCACTAGTTCTGGAGGAGGACCAGCAAAG acAAGAGGGGCTGCTTTTTTCATTATTGCTGTGATCTGCCTATTGCTTTTCGACAatgatgatctcatggctaaAATGGCTGAACACC CTGAAGGACATCATGACAGCGCTCTAACTCACATGCTTTACACAGCCATTGCCTTCTTAGGTGTGGCAGATCACAAG gGTGGAGTATTATTGCTAGTACTGGCTTTGTGTTGTAAAGTTGGTTTTCATACAGCATCCAGAAAACTCTCTATAGATGTTGGTGGAGCCAAGCGTCTTCAAGCTTTATCCCATCTTGTTTCTGTGCTTCTCTTATGTCCATGGGTCATTGTTCTTTCTGTGACAACTGAG AGTAAAGTCGAGTCTTGGTTTTCTCTCATTATGCCTTTCACAACAGTTATCTTTTTTGTCATGATCCTGGATTTCTATGTCGATTCTGTTTGTTCAGTCAAAATGGAAGTTTCCAAATGTGCCCGCTATGGAtcctttcccatttttattaGTGCTTTACTTTTTGGAAACTTTTGGACACATCCAATAACAGACCAGCTTCGAGCTATGAACAGAGCAGCACACCAGGAAAGCACTGAACACGTCCTGTCCGGAGGAGTGGTAGTGAGCGCTATATTCTTCATTTTGT ctGCCAACATCTTATCATCTCCTTCTAAGAGAGGACAGAAAGGCACTCTAATTGGATATTCTCCTGAAGGAACACCTCTTTATAACTTCATGGGTGATGCTTTTCAGCATAGCTCCCAGTCGATCCCTAGGTTTATTAAGGAATCATTAAAACAAATTCTTGAGGAAAATGACTCTAggcagatcttttacttcttgtGCTTGAATCtg cTTTTTACCTTTGTGGAATTATTCTATGGAGTGTTGACCAATAGTCTGGGTCTGATCTCAGATGGATTTCACATGCTCTTTGACTGCTCTGCTTTGGTCATGGGACTTTTTGCAGCCCTGATGAGTAGATGGAAAGCAACTCGGATTTTTTCCTATGG gTATGGCCGAATAGAAATTCTCTCTGGATTTATTAATGGACTTTTTCTAATGGTAATAGCTTTTTTTGTGTTTATGGAGTCAGTGGCTAGATTAATTGATCCTCCGGAATTAGACACACACATGTTAACA CCAGTCTCAGTTGGAGGGCTGATAGTAAACCTTATTGGTATCTGTGCCTTTAGCCATGCCCATAACCATAACCATGGAGCTTCTCAGGGAAGCTGTCATGCGTCTGATCACAGCCATTCCCACCATATGCATGGACACAGTGACCACGGACATGGTCACAGCCACGGATCTGCAGGCAGAGGCATGAATGCTAACATGAGGG GTGTATTTCTACATGTTTTGGCAGACACGCTTGGCAGTATTGGTGTGATCGTATCCACAGTTCTTATAGAGCAGTTTGGATGGTTCATTGCTGATCCcctctgttctctttttattGCCGTATTAATATTTCTCAGTGTTGTTCCACTGATTAAAGATGCCTGTCAGGTTCTACTTTTGAGATTGCCACCAGAATGTGAAAAAGAACTACATGTTGCTTTAGAAAAG ATACAGAAAATTGAAGGATTAATATCATACCGAGACCCTCATTTTTGGCGTCATTCAGCCAGTGTTGTGGCAGGAACAGTTCATATACAGGTGGCATCCGATGTGCTGGAGCAAAGAATAGTACAGCAG GTTACAGGAATACTTAAAGATGCTGGAGTAAACAATTTAACAATTCAAGTGGAAAAAGAGGCATACTTTCAACATATGTCTGGCCTAAGTACTGGATTTCATGATGTTCTAGCTATGACCAAACAAATGGAGTCCATGAAATACTACAAAGATGGTACTTACATCATGTGA